In Limnohabitans sp. TEGF004, the genomic window TCCAAAACGCGCTTTGAATTCGTCAAACTCTGACGCGTCCACGATGCGCGCAATGATTTCGCGCACGTCAAAGGGCTTGCGTGTGTCGGTGGGGATGACACCATACAACTCTTGCGCGTCGTACTTCGGTGGCACAGGCGCGTGCGTGGCAATGTTGGGGTGCTTTTGCGCGTTGAGGCTTTTCACGCATTGGCGTGCCAGCGCCAGCGCATGCACATCGTTTTGCGCGAGGTGATCGGCCACACCTGACAGACGGGTGTGCACATCGCCACCGCCTAGGTCTTCGGCCGTCACCACTTCACCAGTGGCTGCCTTCACCAAAGGCGGCCCGCCCAAAAAGATGGTGCCTTGGTTTTTCACAATGATGGTTTCATCGCTCATGGCCGGCACATACGCGCCACCTGCGGTGCAGCTGCCCATCACCACCGCGATTTGCGCCAACCCTTGGGCGCTCATATTGGCCTGGTTAAAGAAGATGCGACCAAAGTGGTCGCGGTCAGGAAACACCTCGTCTTGGTTGGGCAAATTGGCGCCCCCCGAGTCCACCAAGTAAATGCATGGCAAGTTGTTTTGCTGCGCAATTTCTTGCGCACGCAAATGCTTCTTCACCGTGAGCGGGTAATACGTGCCGCCTTTGACGGTGGCGTCGTTGCACACAATCATGCAGTCCACACCGCTGACGCGGCCGATGCCCACGATCAAGCCAGCGCACGGTGCGTCGTTGTTGTACATGTTGAGCGCAGCGAGTGGGGCCACTTCTAAAAATGGTGTGCCGGGATCAAGCAGCATTTGCACGCGGTCGCGGGGCAGCAGCTTGCCGCGTGCGGTGTGTTTGGCACGTGCAGCCTCGCCGCCACCGACGGCAATTTTTTCGAGATGGGCTTTGAGGTCGTCTACCACGGTGCGCATGGCAGCGGCATTGGCCGCAAAGTCGGCGGAGCGTGGGTTGAGCTGGGAATGCAAAACAGTCATCGTGTTTTTCCTTGAAAGGCGTTGTGGCCAAGCTTAGGCCGTTTGCGGCCACGCCATGCGTCAGATGGGTTGCAAATCCTGCCACAATGAGGCTTCTTATGGTTAGTCCTAACCCCACCTCCGAAACTGCGCCTGCACTGGGCCGCGCGGAAACGCCGATCGCATTTATTCAAGCCATTACCGCTGCTTACGCACAGCGCGACTTGCGCGTGGACGACGCACTG contains:
- a CDS encoding carboxyl transferase domain-containing protein, yielding MTVLHSQLNPRSADFAANAAAMRTVVDDLKAHLEKIAVGGGEAARAKHTARGKLLPRDRVQMLLDPGTPFLEVAPLAALNMYNNDAPCAGLIVGIGRVSGVDCMIVCNDATVKGGTYYPLTVKKHLRAQEIAQQNNLPCIYLVDSGGANLPNQDEVFPDRDHFGRIFFNQANMSAQGLAQIAVVMGSCTAGGAYVPAMSDETIIVKNQGTIFLGGPPLVKAATGEVVTAEDLGGGDVHTRLSGVADHLAQNDVHALALARQCVKSLNAQKHPNIATHAPVPPKYDAQELYGVIPTDTRKPFDVREIIARIVDASEFDEFKARFGTTLVCGFARIEGMPVGIIANNGILFSESALKGTHFIELCCQRKIPLVFLQNITGFMVGRKYENEGIARNGAKMVTAVATAAVPKFTVIIGGSFGAGNYGMCGRAFSPRFLWMWPNARISVMGGEQAASVLATVKRDGIEGKGGQWSAEEEQAFKDPIRQQYEEQGHPYFATARLWDDGVIDPADTRRVLALGLSASLNAPIPETKFGLFRM